A portion of the Thermothelomyces thermophilus ATCC 42464 chromosome 5, complete sequence genome contains these proteins:
- a CDS encoding glycoside hydrolase family 11 protein (CAZy_ID 267878), with protein sequence MVSVKAVLLLGAAGTTLAFPFNATQFSELVARAGTPSGTGTHDGFYYSFWTDGGGNVNYENGPGGSYTVQWQNCGNFVGGKGWNPGQARTITYSGTVDFQGGNGYLAIYGWTQNPLIEYYIVESFGSYDPSSQAQTFGTVEVDGGTYTLAKTTRVNQPSIEGTSTFDQFWSVRQQHRTSGSVDVGAHFDAWAKAGLQLGTHNYQIVATEGYQSSGSSSITVQA encoded by the exons ATGGTTTCTGTCAAGGcagtcctcctcctcggcgccgccggcaccACCCTGGCCTTCCCCTTCAACGCTACCCAGTTCAGCGAGCTCGTTGCCCGGGCCGGCACCCCTAGCGGCACCGGCACGCACGACGGCTTCTACTACTCCTTCTGgaccgacggcggcggcaacgtCAACTACGAGAACGGTCCTGGCGGCTCCTACACCGTCCAGTGGCAGAACTGCGGCAACTTTGTCGGCGGCAAGGGCTG GAACCCCGGCCAGGCCCGCACCATCACCTACTCGGGCACCGTCGACTTCCAGGGCGGCAACGGCTACCTGGCCATCTACGGCTGGACGCAGAACCCGCTGATCGAGTACTACATCGTCGAGTCGTTCGGCTCGTACGACCCCTCGTCGCAGGCCCAGACTTTCGGCACCGTCGAGGTGGACGGCGGCACCTACACGCTGGCCAAGACGACGCGCGTCAACCAGCCCTCGATCGAGGGCACCAGCACCTTCGACCAGTTCTGGTCCGTCCGCCAGCAGCACCGCACCTCGGGCTCCGTCGACGTCGGCGCCCACTTCGACGCCTGGGCCAAGGCCGGCCTCCAGCTCGGCACCCACAACTACCAGATCGTCGCCACCGAGGGCTACCAGAGCAGCGGCTCCTCTTCCATCACCGTCCAGGCCTAA